A window from Pan paniscus chromosome 14, NHGRI_mPanPan1-v2.0_pri, whole genome shotgun sequence encodes these proteins:
- the RAP2A gene encoding ras-related protein Rap-2a isoform X2 yields the protein MREYKVVVLGSGGVGKSALTVQFVTGTFIEKYDPTIEDFYRKEIEVDSSPSVLEILDTAGTEQFASMRDLYIKNGQGFILVYSLVNQQSFQDIKPMRDQIIRVKRRLNPFQKTKTPPHHHHQFLETKQKLLQKCDTSIS from the exons ATGCGCGAGTACAAAGTGGTGGTGCTGGGCTCGGGCGGGGTAGGCAAATCCGCCCTGACCGTGCAGTTCGTGACCGGCACCTTCATCGAGAAATACGACCCCACCATCGAGGACTTCTACCGCAAGGAGATCGAGGTGGATTCGTCGCCGTCGGTGCTGGAGATCCTGGACACGGCGGGCACCGAGCAGTTCGCGTCCATGCGGGACCTGTACATCAAGAACGGCCAGGGCTTCATCCTCGTCTACAGCCTCGTCAACCAGCAGAGCTTCCAGGACATCAAGCCCATGCGGGACCAGATCATCCGCGTGAAGCG ccGCCTTAACcccttccaaaaaacaaaaacaccaccacaccaccaccaccagttcCTGGAAACAAAACAGAAGCTTCTTCAAAAGTGTGACACAAGTATTAGCTAA